The following are encoded in a window of Tessaracoccus flavescens genomic DNA:
- a CDS encoding DsbA family protein: protein MANNSSLSKRAALRQQQEMDERSKRNKRVLFAGIGVVAVVVVVVLAIVIGQAIMKGRGITEDQVTPPNATSGYGILLGGKQPEESKPHLVLYEDYQCPACKAFEESYGPVVEQLVDEGKLTAEIRTAYFLDGAANFGPSRMAAIAAAAADEVGKYREYHDVVYANQPTEGVGYPNTQLRDDFAKQAGIEGDDLATFQKMFDERATADFTKAAGDKFNSEQIGSTPTYLVSGVKLQFADESNNVLIMPTAESFLEAATKAWEEGGKKIDG, encoded by the coding sequence ATGGCCAACAACTCGTCGTTGAGCAAGCGCGCGGCGCTGCGCCAGCAGCAGGAGATGGACGAGCGCAGCAAGCGCAACAAGCGCGTTCTTTTCGCAGGCATCGGCGTGGTCGCCGTTGTCGTGGTCGTCGTGCTGGCGATCGTGATCGGTCAGGCCATCATGAAGGGCCGAGGCATCACGGAAGACCAGGTGACCCCACCCAACGCGACGAGCGGGTACGGCATCCTCCTGGGCGGCAAGCAGCCCGAGGAGTCGAAGCCGCACCTGGTGCTGTACGAGGACTACCAGTGCCCCGCGTGTAAGGCGTTCGAGGAGAGCTACGGTCCGGTCGTCGAGCAGCTCGTCGACGAGGGCAAGCTGACTGCGGAGATCCGCACCGCCTACTTCCTCGACGGCGCGGCCAACTTCGGCCCCTCCCGCATGGCGGCGATCGCAGCCGCGGCGGCTGACGAGGTGGGAAAGTACCGCGAGTACCACGACGTCGTCTACGCCAACCAGCCCACCGAGGGCGTCGGCTACCCGAACACCCAGCTGCGCGACGACTTCGCCAAGCAGGCGGGCATCGAGGGAGACGACCTCGCGACGTTCCAGAAGATGTTCGACGAGAGGGCCACGGCCGACTTCACCAAGGCCGCAGGCGACAAGTTCAACTCCGAGCAGATCGGCAGCACCCCCACCTACCTGGTCAGCGGCGTGAAGCTGCAGTTCGCCGATGAGAGCAACAACGTCCTGATCATGCCGACGGCCGAGAGCTTCCTCGAGGCAGCCACCAAGGCCTGGGAAGAGGGCGGCAAGAAGATCGACGGCTGA
- a CDS encoding DsbA family protein, giving the protein MASSGSRREALRRLQEAEERARRTKRITIASVVTVAVVVVVIVAVVLIQALSGAKISEDQQRPPNATAGHGILVGGKQPSDGVPHLVMYGDYLCPACADAESVFGSTILTLVSDGSMTAEVRQAHFKDGAATMGPSKKAAVAAAAADSVGRFDAYHAGLFASQQTGFTDEFLRETLPAQIGMEGEELTRFQALFDEVAFNDFTDEADGSLEAAGVSSTPTYLVGETKLDLATIGATPEEFLAAVRDAA; this is encoded by the coding sequence ATGGCATCGAGCGGCAGCCGACGCGAGGCGCTACGCAGGCTACAGGAGGCCGAGGAGCGGGCGCGCCGCACGAAGCGCATCACGATCGCCTCGGTGGTCACCGTCGCGGTCGTCGTGGTCGTGATCGTTGCGGTGGTGCTTATCCAGGCACTCTCCGGAGCGAAGATCTCCGAGGATCAGCAGCGGCCGCCCAACGCGACGGCCGGGCACGGCATCCTGGTCGGCGGGAAGCAGCCGAGCGACGGCGTGCCCCACCTCGTCATGTACGGCGACTACCTCTGCCCTGCCTGCGCAGATGCCGAGTCGGTCTTCGGCTCGACCATCCTCACCCTGGTGTCGGACGGCAGCATGACCGCTGAGGTGCGACAGGCCCACTTCAAGGACGGCGCCGCGACCATGGGTCCGTCCAAGAAGGCCGCCGTCGCGGCAGCCGCCGCCGACAGTGTCGGCCGCTTCGACGCGTATCACGCCGGCCTGTTCGCTTCACAACAGACGGGGTTCACCGACGAGTTCCTGCGCGAGACGCTCCCTGCCCAGATCGGCATGGAGGGCGAGGAGCTGACCCGGTTCCAGGCGCTGTTCGACGAGGTGGCCTTCAACGACTTCACGGACGAGGCAGACGGGTCGCTCGAGGCGGCGGGGGTCTCCAGCACTCCGACCTACCTGGTCGGAGAGACCAAGCTCGACCTCGCCACCATCGGCGCCACGCCGGAGGAGTTCCTGGCCGCGGTCAGGGACGCTGCCTGA
- a CDS encoding bifunctional folylpolyglutamate synthase/dihydrofolate synthase, with protein sequence MSHSTHAELTAALTSRWPEHRIAPSLTRIAALMDLLGDPQNAVPVIQIAGTNGKGSTAIMIDTVLRAAGLRVGRFASPHLSDVRERIVIDGEPISEERFDEVWADIEPYVAMVDEQKLDGVDMTFFEVLTGMAYAAFADAPVDVIVMEVGLGGRWDATSVADATVAVVTPIGLDHTHILGKTVAEIAAEKAGIIKQGSTAVLAGQDPAAARILLERAVEVGAPVKAEGPDFGVIDRQLAVGGQLLRLETAGGPVGDVFLPLFGEHMARNAALAVAAVEAFLGSQPLNPEIIVEGLGAVEAPARMELVRTSPPIVVDTAHNPQAARATIDTLTESYDFDPVIGVVAMMQDKDAEQVLEIFSEKMDQIVITKVSSTPRARPVDELATLAETIWSSHQVHRAATMAEALDLAVMLADTSSTQAGVLVAGSVIAAGEARDLLKKENDE encoded by the coding sequence ATGAGTCATTCCACACACGCCGAACTGACGGCAGCCCTGACGTCCCGGTGGCCCGAGCACCGGATCGCGCCGAGCTTGACGCGGATCGCCGCGCTGATGGATCTGCTCGGCGATCCGCAGAATGCGGTGCCGGTCATCCAGATCGCAGGCACCAACGGCAAGGGCAGCACCGCGATCATGATCGACACGGTTCTCCGGGCCGCGGGGCTGCGGGTCGGCAGGTTCGCCAGCCCGCACCTCAGCGACGTGCGCGAGCGCATCGTCATCGACGGGGAGCCGATCAGCGAGGAGCGCTTCGACGAGGTCTGGGCCGACATCGAGCCCTACGTCGCCATGGTCGACGAGCAGAAGCTCGACGGCGTCGACATGACCTTCTTCGAGGTGCTCACCGGCATGGCCTACGCCGCCTTCGCCGACGCGCCGGTCGACGTCATCGTGATGGAGGTCGGGCTCGGCGGACGGTGGGACGCGACAAGCGTCGCCGACGCGACGGTCGCCGTCGTGACACCCATCGGGCTGGACCACACCCACATCCTCGGCAAGACCGTCGCCGAGATCGCCGCGGAGAAGGCGGGGATCATCAAGCAGGGCTCGACCGCGGTGCTCGCAGGTCAGGATCCGGCCGCCGCCCGCATCCTGCTCGAGCGCGCGGTTGAGGTCGGTGCCCCGGTCAAGGCCGAGGGCCCCGACTTCGGCGTCATCGACCGCCAGCTGGCCGTAGGCGGCCAGCTGCTGCGCCTCGAGACGGCGGGCGGACCGGTCGGCGACGTGTTCCTGCCGTTGTTCGGTGAGCACATGGCCCGTAACGCCGCCCTCGCCGTGGCCGCCGTCGAGGCGTTCCTCGGCTCGCAGCCGCTCAACCCGGAGATCATCGTGGAGGGACTCGGTGCAGTCGAGGCCCCCGCACGGATGGAGCTGGTGCGCACCTCGCCGCCCATCGTGGTCGACACCGCCCACAACCCGCAGGCCGCACGGGCCACGATCGACACGCTCACCGAGAGCTACGACTTCGACCCCGTCATCGGCGTGGTCGCGATGATGCAGGACAAGGACGCCGAGCAGGTGCTCGAGATCTTCTCCGAGAAGATGGACCAGATCGTCATCACGAAGGTCTCCTCGACCCCGCGCGCCCGTCCCGTCGACGAGCTGGCGACGCTGGCCGAGACGATCTGGTCCTCACACCAGGTCCATCGCGCCGCCACGATGGCCGAGGCGCTCGACCTGGCCGTCATGCTCGCCGACACCTCCAGCACCCAGGCGGGCGTGCTCGTGGCCGGATCCGTCATCGCTGCGGGCGAGGCACGCGACCTGCTCAAGAAGGAGAACGACGAGTGA
- a CDS encoding DUF4233 domain-containing protein, translated as MSLDPSNPMRSAAMATLVMQVIVIWLGYIGMVQVEAWNLPTAAAVCAVASVLCLVGAAGLRHRWGYYVGWLAQVATIALGLFTPWMYAMGIIFALIWVTCVVLGRRIEAHRREGSAQ; from the coding sequence GTGAGCCTCGACCCGTCGAACCCGATGCGTTCGGCCGCCATGGCGACGCTCGTGATGCAGGTCATCGTGATCTGGCTCGGCTACATCGGCATGGTCCAGGTGGAGGCCTGGAACCTCCCGACGGCGGCGGCCGTGTGCGCAGTCGCGAGCGTGCTCTGCCTGGTCGGCGCCGCGGGTCTGCGCCACCGGTGGGGTTACTACGTGGGCTGGCTGGCGCAGGTCGCGACCATTGCGCTGGGGCTGTTCACGCCATGGATGTATGCCATGGGTATCATCTTCGCGTTGATCTGGGTGACCTGCGTCGTGCTAGGCCGGCGCATCGAAGCCCACCGCCGAGAGGGAAGCGCTCAATGA
- the ndk gene encoding nucleoside-diphosphate kinase codes for MTARTFVIIKPDAVAAGHVGDILTRYEQAGLRIVTMDMRTITPEFAERHYAEHVGRDYYPALSEFMTSGPLVAVVLEGEDVIARVRALHGATDPTKADPGTIRADYAESTRHNAVHASDSPESAASEIALWYPDL; via the coding sequence ATGACCGCGCGCACATTCGTCATCATCAAGCCGGACGCCGTCGCCGCCGGGCACGTGGGGGACATCCTCACCCGCTACGAGCAGGCCGGTCTGCGCATCGTCACCATGGACATGCGAACCATCACACCGGAGTTCGCCGAACGCCACTACGCAGAACACGTCGGGCGCGACTACTACCCGGCGCTCAGCGAGTTCATGACGTCTGGACCGCTGGTCGCCGTGGTGCTCGAGGGCGAGGACGTCATCGCGCGCGTCCGTGCGCTGCACGGGGCGACCGACCCGACGAAGGCCGACCCGGGCACCATCCGGGCCGACTACGCCGAGTCCACACGCCACAACGCCGTACACGCGTCCGACTCGCCCGAGTCGGCCGCCTCCGAGATCGCCCTCTGGTACCCGGACCTGTGA
- a CDS encoding CPBP family intramembrane glutamic endopeptidase codes for MQEPVLPVQQTRYPQFWRAPGLLPWMSIVATLLLGGAFIALSTVTVLVALSLDGFPTMEELEALTQGSLTPEVVFANSLGIALVLPCAFLIVRLCRQRPGFLSSVVGRFRWGFFWKAVGVTAAVFAVHTTVSILIDGPESLGLAVRDYTWWLLVGLMLVTPFQAAAEEYMLRGLVFRTVGSWFAAPMVAALVGGLVNTLIFMGLHASTDVWLNVVYFSMGAIASWLVWRTGGLEGAVAIHVVNNMIGMALLPFQDMEAQFDRSSGVGGPELLLQVLTMLLAGLLIAWLAKRSGLAATGPVGAAERDDASRT; via the coding sequence GTGCAGGAGCCTGTCCTGCCCGTCCAGCAGACCAGGTATCCGCAGTTCTGGCGGGCCCCTGGACTGCTGCCGTGGATGTCCATCGTCGCCACACTGCTGCTCGGGGGAGCGTTCATCGCGCTCTCCACCGTCACGGTGTTGGTCGCCCTGTCCCTCGACGGGTTCCCGACGATGGAGGAGCTCGAGGCGCTCACCCAGGGATCACTCACGCCCGAGGTCGTGTTCGCCAACAGCCTGGGAATCGCGCTCGTCCTGCCCTGCGCCTTCCTCATCGTGCGGCTGTGCCGCCAACGACCCGGGTTCCTGTCATCGGTGGTCGGCCGGTTCCGCTGGGGCTTCTTCTGGAAGGCGGTGGGGGTCACCGCCGCAGTGTTCGCCGTGCACACCACCGTCTCCATCCTGATCGACGGCCCAGAGTCGCTCGGCCTCGCGGTGCGTGACTACACGTGGTGGCTGCTAGTGGGCCTGATGCTGGTCACGCCGTTCCAGGCAGCGGCAGAGGAGTACATGCTACGCGGCCTCGTGTTCCGCACGGTCGGCTCATGGTTCGCCGCGCCGATGGTCGCGGCGCTGGTCGGCGGGCTGGTCAACACGCTCATCTTCATGGGTCTGCACGCGTCGACGGACGTGTGGCTCAACGTCGTCTACTTCTCCATGGGCGCCATCGCAAGTTGGCTCGTGTGGCGCACCGGCGGGCTCGAGGGCGCCGTCGCGATCCACGTGGTCAACAACATGATCGGCATGGCGCTGCTCCCGTTCCAGGACATGGAGGCCCAGTTCGACCGGTCATCGGGCGTCGGCGGCCCGGAGCTCCTGCTCCAGGTGCTCACGATGCTGCTGGCCGGCCTGCTGATCGCCTGGCTCGCGAAACGGTCCGGGCTTGCCGCGACGGGTCCCGTCGGCGCGGCGGAACGCGACGACGCGTCGCGAACCTAG
- a CDS encoding TIGR03960 family B12-binding radical SAM protein, with translation MTTTPALPAHSVFDRLEPLLAQVSKPIQYVGGEHNSVVKDWDSVPVRWCLSYPDAYEVGQPNQGVAILYEVLNERDWILAERTYSVWPDMEEQMRSHQIPQFTLDAHRPVGLFDVLGVSFSTELGYTNLLNLIDLSQLTLHAADRGEDEPIVVAGGHAAFNPEPIADFIDVAVLGDGEEASLLISDIIREWKEDGREGGRDGLLMRLALTGSFYVPRFYDVDYLDDGRIQRIAPNRPGVPHQVRKHTLMDLDQWPYPKQPIVPMAETVHERYSVEIFRGCTRGCRFCQAGMITRPVRERNIETIGAMVQGGLKATGLEEIGLLSLSSADHSEIAEVTKQLADRYEGTNVSLSLPSTRVDAFNIDLANELSRNGRRSGLTFAPEGGSERMRKVINKMVSEDDLINTVAAAFSSGWRQVKLYFMCGLPTETDEDVLAIAKLATRVIETGRRASGTRDIRCTVSIGGFVPKPHTPFQWAGQASAETIDHRLMLLKETIKQDRNYGKAIGMRYHDGKPGIIEGLLSRGDRRVGRVIERVWREGGKFDGWSEHFSYERWTTAANEELANFGVDLDWFTTRERGYEEVLPWDHLDAGLDRDWLWEDWQDAIDEREVEDCRWTPCYDCGVCPQMDTEIQIGPTGRTLLPLTVVKPDLV, from the coding sequence ATGACTACCACGCCAGCGCTCCCAGCACACTCCGTCTTCGACCGGCTCGAGCCGCTGCTCGCCCAGGTGAGCAAGCCGATCCAGTACGTCGGCGGAGAGCACAACTCCGTCGTCAAGGACTGGGACTCGGTCCCGGTGCGCTGGTGCCTGTCCTACCCGGACGCCTACGAGGTCGGCCAGCCCAACCAGGGCGTCGCCATCCTCTACGAGGTGCTCAACGAGCGCGACTGGATCCTCGCCGAGCGCACCTACTCGGTGTGGCCCGACATGGAGGAGCAGATGCGCTCCCACCAGATCCCGCAGTTCACGCTCGACGCGCACCGCCCCGTCGGCCTGTTCGACGTGCTCGGGGTGTCCTTCTCCACCGAGCTCGGCTACACCAACCTGCTCAACCTGATCGACCTGTCGCAGCTCACGCTGCACGCCGCCGACCGTGGTGAGGACGAGCCGATCGTCGTCGCGGGAGGGCATGCCGCGTTCAACCCCGAGCCGATCGCCGACTTCATCGACGTCGCGGTGCTCGGCGACGGTGAGGAGGCCTCGCTGCTGATCTCGGACATCATCCGGGAGTGGAAGGAGGACGGCCGCGAGGGCGGACGCGACGGGCTGCTGATGCGCCTGGCGCTGACCGGCTCGTTCTACGTCCCCAGGTTCTACGACGTCGACTACCTCGATGACGGCCGCATCCAGCGCATCGCGCCGAACCGGCCGGGCGTCCCGCACCAGGTGCGCAAGCACACCCTGATGGACCTCGACCAGTGGCCCTACCCGAAGCAGCCCATCGTCCCGATGGCCGAGACGGTGCACGAGCGCTACTCCGTTGAGATCTTCCGCGGCTGCACCCGCGGCTGTCGCTTCTGCCAGGCGGGCATGATCACCCGTCCGGTGCGCGAGCGCAACATCGAGACGATCGGCGCGATGGTCCAGGGCGGGCTGAAGGCCACCGGCCTCGAGGAGATCGGCCTGCTCTCGCTGAGCTCGGCAGACCACTCCGAGATCGCGGAGGTCACCAAGCAGCTCGCCGACCGCTACGAGGGCACCAACGTCTCGCTCTCGCTGCCGTCGACCCGCGTCGATGCCTTCAACATCGACCTGGCGAACGAACTCAGCCGCAACGGACGCCGCTCCGGCCTCACCTTCGCCCCCGAGGGCGGATCCGAGCGGATGCGCAAGGTGATCAACAAGATGGTCTCCGAGGACGACCTGATCAACACGGTGGCCGCGGCGTTCTCGTCGGGCTGGCGGCAGGTCAAGCTGTATTTCATGTGCGGGCTCCCCACGGAGACCGACGAGGACGTGCTCGCGATCGCGAAGCTCGCCACCCGGGTGATCGAGACCGGACGCCGGGCCTCGGGCACCCGCGACATCCGGTGCACCGTGTCCATCGGTGGCTTCGTGCCGAAGCCGCACACCCCGTTCCAATGGGCCGGGCAGGCAAGCGCCGAGACCATCGACCACCGCCTGATGCTGCTCAAGGAGACCATCAAGCAGGACCGCAACTACGGCAAGGCCATCGGCATGCGGTACCACGACGGCAAGCCGGGCATCATCGAGGGTCTGCTCTCGCGCGGCGACCGCCGTGTCGGCCGCGTCATCGAGCGCGTGTGGCGCGAGGGCGGCAAGTTCGACGGTTGGAGCGAGCACTTCAGCTACGAGCGCTGGACCACCGCAGCCAACGAGGAGCTCGCCAACTTCGGCGTCGACCTCGACTGGTTCACCACCCGCGAGCGTGGCTACGAGGAGGTTCTTCCCTGGGACCACCTCGACGCAGGACTCGACCGTGACTGGCTCTGGGAGGACTGGCAGGACGCCATCGACGAGCGCGAGGTCGAGGACTGCCGCTGGACGCCGTGCTACGACTGTGGCGTGTGCCCCCAGATGGACACCGAGATCCAGATCGGCCCTACCGGCCGCACCCTCCTGCCGTTGACGGTGGTCAAGCCGGATCTCGTCTGA
- a CDS encoding BCCT family transporter: MQSDEQNRSPKEGIGPKARRLLKKVEETYPHGIHPALVPGISVEEQRNRYGTDKVVFGVTAILIVAFIAWGIISTESLSAVSAAALNWTLENVGWLFTGLVAVILLFMIFIALSRYGNIPLGKDDEKPEYRKFSWIAMMFSAGIGIGIIFFGPLEPLTYYQSPAPGAAGPETPEAAVKALAQTFFHWGIGPWAIYGLVGAAVAYGAFRRGRVPLMSSILVALLGQKRVDGVAGRMVDIFAIVATLFGTAASLGIGAMQIGKGVEIVSGIGALPNAALIAIVAVLTAGFIASAVSGVGRGIRWLSNINMALALALSLFIFIAGPTLFILNMWPAALMEYAQSFFHMLGLGPSYGPEAAEFTGTWTVFYWAWWISWSPFVGIFLAKISRGRTLREFVLYVITMPTMVCVFTFGILGGTSIWLRQQGDSISSGDAPEQLFFHVLDTLPLSQFTPILGMVIIAIFFITSADSASIVMGTLSQRGNSEPTKGVTIFWGLAMMGIAVVMLLVGGGDALDGLQNMIIVSAIPFAAIIAAMMISFAKDLRSDPLVIRRQYAASALRNAVRRGVDKYGDDFSLSVQRAPEGQGAGANFDSHDASVTEWYQRTDEHGAPVDYDYATGTYADGWTPDGDVPDEVLTETEIPDDKIEGR, translated from the coding sequence GTGCAGTCCGACGAACAGAACCGGTCGCCGAAGGAGGGAATCGGGCCGAAGGCCCGACGCCTGCTGAAGAAGGTCGAAGAGACCTACCCCCACGGCATCCATCCAGCCCTCGTGCCCGGCATCAGCGTCGAGGAGCAGCGCAACCGCTACGGCACGGACAAGGTGGTCTTCGGGGTGACGGCGATCCTGATCGTCGCGTTCATCGCCTGGGGCATCATCTCGACCGAGAGCCTTTCCGCGGTCTCGGCGGCGGCCCTCAACTGGACGCTCGAGAACGTGGGCTGGCTGTTCACCGGTCTTGTCGCGGTCATCCTGCTCTTCATGATCTTCATCGCGCTCAGCCGCTACGGCAACATCCCGCTCGGCAAGGACGACGAGAAGCCGGAGTACCGCAAGTTCTCCTGGATCGCCATGATGTTCTCCGCTGGCATCGGCATCGGCATCATCTTCTTCGGTCCGCTCGAGCCACTCACCTACTACCAGTCCCCCGCCCCCGGCGCGGCCGGGCCGGAGACGCCGGAGGCCGCGGTCAAGGCGCTTGCGCAGACCTTCTTCCACTGGGGAATCGGTCCCTGGGCGATCTACGGGCTGGTCGGCGCCGCCGTCGCCTACGGGGCCTTCCGACGCGGCCGGGTCCCGCTCATGAGCTCCATCCTCGTGGCGCTGCTCGGCCAGAAGCGGGTCGACGGGGTGGCAGGACGGATGGTCGACATATTCGCCATCGTCGCGACCCTCTTCGGCACCGCAGCCTCGCTCGGCATCGGCGCGATGCAGATCGGCAAGGGCGTGGAGATCGTCAGCGGCATCGGAGCGCTGCCCAACGCCGCCCTGATCGCGATCGTCGCCGTCCTGACCGCCGGTTTCATCGCCTCGGCGGTCTCCGGCGTCGGACGCGGCATCCGCTGGCTGTCGAACATCAACATGGCCCTGGCGCTTGCGCTCTCGCTGTTCATCTTCATCGCGGGCCCGACCCTGTTCATCCTGAACATGTGGCCCGCGGCGCTCATGGAGTACGCCCAGAGCTTCTTCCACATGCTGGGCCTCGGCCCCTCCTACGGCCCGGAGGCGGCCGAGTTCACCGGAACCTGGACCGTCTTCTACTGGGCATGGTGGATCTCCTGGTCCCCCTTCGTCGGCATCTTCCTCGCCAAGATCTCCCGCGGGCGCACGCTGCGCGAGTTCGTGCTCTACGTGATCACCATGCCCACCATGGTGTGCGTGTTCACCTTCGGCATCCTCGGCGGCACCAGCATCTGGCTACGCCAGCAGGGCGATTCGATCTCCTCCGGGGACGCCCCCGAGCAGTTGTTCTTCCACGTGCTCGACACGCTTCCGCTCTCCCAGTTCACCCCCATCCTCGGCATGGTGATCATCGCGATCTTCTTCATCACCTCCGCCGACTCGGCCTCCATCGTGATGGGAACGCTGTCCCAGCGCGGGAACTCCGAGCCGACGAAGGGCGTGACCATCTTCTGGGGCCTCGCCATGATGGGCATCGCGGTGGTCATGCTCCTGGTCGGCGGCGGGGACGCGCTCGACGGCCTGCAGAACATGATCATCGTCTCGGCGATCCCGTTCGCGGCGATCATCGCCGCCATGATGATCTCCTTCGCAAAGGACCTGCGCTCCGACCCGCTCGTCATCCGGCGCCAGTACGCCGCCTCTGCCCTGCGCAACGCCGTCCGGCGAGGCGTCGACAAGTACGGCGACGACTTCAGCCTCTCCGTGCAGCGCGCCCCGGAGGGCCAGGGAGCCGGAGCCAACTTCGACTCGCACGATGCCTCCGTCACCGAGTGGTACCAGCGCACCGACGAACACGGCGCCCCGGTCGACTACGACTACGCGACCGGCACCTACGCCGACGGCTGGACCCCGGACGGGGACGTGCCCGACGAGGTGCTCACCGAGACGGAGATCCCGGACGACAAGATCGAGGGCCGCTGA
- a CDS encoding alpha/beta fold hydrolase: MTELTLHRYGKPGGPTLVLVHGLTEDATTWPDAVEHWGDRFDLLTVDLRGHGTSPRFTASQMGSTSRVMQDDLEALLASLPSPPVIVGHSLGGYLAARIALETPHLIRGAVLEDPAKPPQDGEETTFDQSLFRSEQLAFVDLVTAHREDEIQRMELETPWSRAEIEAWADSKARVDRSYLAEGLALAEGPWEVGLFSELSVATLVVVPAGGEMAPDVRKAANPLVERVDVEGAGHCVRRDRPEEFFAAVDAFLTRVLS; this comes from the coding sequence ATGACGGAACTGACGCTGCACCGCTACGGCAAGCCGGGGGGCCCCACTCTGGTGCTCGTGCACGGCCTGACCGAGGACGCAACCACTTGGCCCGACGCCGTCGAGCACTGGGGTGACCGGTTCGACCTGCTCACCGTCGACCTGAGAGGCCACGGCACCTCACCGCGCTTCACGGCCTCCCAGATGGGCTCGACATCGCGGGTCATGCAGGACGACCTCGAGGCCCTTCTCGCCTCGCTCCCCTCCCCGCCGGTGATTGTCGGGCACTCGCTCGGCGGCTACCTGGCCGCCCGGATCGCGCTCGAGACGCCCCACCTGATCAGAGGGGCGGTGCTCGAGGATCCCGCGAAGCCCCCGCAGGACGGTGAGGAGACCACCTTCGACCAGTCGCTCTTCCGCTCCGAACAACTGGCGTTCGTCGACCTCGTCACCGCACATCGCGAAGACGAGATCCAGCGGATGGAGCTCGAGACTCCCTGGAGCCGGGCCGAGATCGAGGCGTGGGCCGACTCCAAGGCGAGGGTGGACAGGTCCTACCTCGCCGAAGGCCTCGCCCTTGCCGAGGGGCCGTGGGAGGTGGGCCTCTTCAGCGAGTTGAGCGTCGCGACCCTGGTGGTCGTGCCTGCGGGTGGCGAGATGGCCCCCGACGTGCGCAAGGCGGCCAATCCCCTGGTGGAGCGGGTCGACGTCGAGGGCGCGGGTCACTGCGTCAGACGTGACCGGCCAGAGGAGTTCTTCGCCGCCGTCGACGCCTTCCTCACCCGCGTTCTCAGCTGA
- a CDS encoding DUF1846 domain-containing protein: MTRNVGFDRERYLALQSEHINERRERFGGKLYLEFGGKLFDDHHASRVLPGFTPDNKIQMLETIKDEVEVVIAVSAHDLARNKVRADLGIPYESDVLRLIDEFRSYGLFVGSVVITQMTDEHRQARAFKRKLERLGLKVYRHYPIKGYPNDVSLIVSEAGYGRNEYIETERDVVVVTAPGPGSGKMATCLSQLYHDHQRGISSGYAKYETFPIWNLPLDHPVNLAYEAATADLDDVNMIDPYHLAAYGEQCVNYNRDVEIFPVLKLLLERLTGSSPYESPTDMGVNMAGVCISDDEVCRDAAKQEIIRRYFKALVAERRDELEPTISDRIALTMSQVGIVREDRPVVGPALEVERRSKGPSAAIELPDGRIVTGKTSALLGACSAMLLDSLKALAGIDDSVRLLAPETIEPIQTLKTEHLGSSNPRLHTDEVLIALSVSATYDPNAEAALDHLRELRGCDMHSSVILGSVDEGILRNLGVNVTSEPVYQSKKLYKKR, from the coding sequence GTGACGCGCAACGTTGGATTTGACCGGGAACGCTACCTCGCACTGCAGTCGGAGCACATCAACGAGCGCCGCGAGCGCTTCGGGGGCAAGCTCTATCTCGAGTTCGGCGGGAAGCTGTTCGACGACCACCACGCCTCGCGCGTCCTTCCCGGGTTCACGCCCGACAACAAGATCCAGATGCTCGAGACCATCAAGGACGAGGTCGAGGTCGTCATCGCCGTCTCCGCGCATGACCTGGCGCGCAACAAGGTCCGGGCCGATCTGGGGATCCCCTACGAGTCCGACGTGCTGCGACTGATCGACGAGTTCCGCTCCTATGGGCTGTTCGTCGGCAGCGTCGTGATCACGCAGATGACAGACGAGCATCGTCAGGCCCGCGCCTTCAAGCGCAAGCTCGAACGGCTGGGCCTGAAGGTCTACCGGCACTACCCGATCAAGGGCTACCCCAACGACGTCTCGCTGATCGTCAGCGAGGCGGGCTACGGCCGCAACGAGTACATCGAGACCGAGCGCGATGTCGTGGTCGTGACGGCGCCGGGTCCCGGCAGCGGAAAGATGGCGACCTGCCTTTCGCAGCTCTACCACGATCATCAGCGCGGGATCTCGTCCGGCTACGCCAAGTACGAGACGTTCCCGATCTGGAACCTCCCGCTCGACCACCCGGTCAACCTGGCCTACGAGGCGGCGACGGCCGACCTCGACGACGTCAACATGATCGACCCGTACCATCTGGCCGCCTACGGGGAGCAGTGCGTCAACTACAACCGTGATGTGGAGATCTTCCCGGTGCTCAAGCTTCTGCTCGAGCGACTGACGGGGAGCTCGCCGTACGAGTCGCCCACCGACATGGGCGTCAACATGGCGGGAGTGTGCATCTCCGACGACGAGGTGTGCCGTGACGCCGCCAAGCAGGAGATCATCCGCCGCTACTTCAAGGCGCTCGTCGCCGAGCGTCGCGACGAGTTGGAGCCGACCATCTCGGACCGGATCGCGCTCACCATGAGCCAGGTCGGGATCGTGCGCGAGGACCGGCCCGTCGTCGGTCCCGCCCTCGAGGTGGAGCGCAGGTCGAAGGGGCCGTCAGCCGCCATCGAACTGCCCGACGGTCGCATCGTGACGGGCAAGACCTCCGCGCTGCTCGGCGCCTGCTCGGCCATGCTGCTCGACTCCCTCAAGGCGCTGGCTGGCATCGACGACTCGGTGCGTCTGCTCGCGCCCGAGACCATCGAGCCCATCCAGACGTTGAAGACCGAGCACCTCGGAAGCTCCAACCCTCGCCTGCACACCGACGAGGTGCTGATCGCGCTGTCGGTGAGCGCGACCTATGACCCCAACGCTGAGGCGGCCCTCGACCATCTCCGGGAGCTGCGCGGCTGCGACATGCACAGCAGCGTGATTCTCGGCTCCGTCGACGAGGGGATCCTGCGCAACCTCGGGGTCAACGTCACCAGCGAGCCCGTCTACCAGTCGAAGAAGCTGTACAAGAAGCGCTAG